The DNA sequence GATCGAAGCCAGCAACAGGACAGCCATCCACCGCACGTACCCGGCACGCGCCGACCGTGGCAGCAGAGGCACCAGGACCCCGAGGGTGACCGCGACCGCCACGGTGGTCATCAGTGCGACGACGCGCCAGCTCCTGCGTACCCGCCCCGCTTCGCAGCTCGAGGTGGACAGGCAGCTGCTATCACAGGCACTCGCCGGAAACCAGCTGTGCCGAGCGGGCGCGTTCGTCACCATCGGGTCGTCTGTCATCCGGGTACCCGCTCGGCGGCCTGGCGGAGCCGGTCCAGGTACCTGGTGTTCGCGCGTTCGCGATCGATCACCGTGAAGAAGTCGGCCACCCCGAAATCGGGGTCGTAGGCCGGTTCTCCGCACACCCAGGCCCCCATCCTCAGGTATCCACTGAGCAGGGGTGGGAATGCCAAGCGGTCGGGCGGTGCGATGTCGTCGAGCCGCAGGCCGTCGAGCACCACCGGCCTGTGCGGGTACACCTCCCACGGACCACGGTGCCGGTCGCGTACGAAGTCCCGGATACCGCGGACCTGTGCGCCGGGCCGGTCGCGGTCGCTGTCCTTGCAGATCGGCACCGAGGTCGCGCCCATCAGGTACCGGTAGCCACTGAGATCCAGATACCTCAAGATGCCCGCCCACATGAGAGCCAGGACAGATCCGGACCGGTGTTCGAGGGCAACACACGCCCGGCCCATCTCGACAGTTTGCGGCGCAATCGAATCCAATTCGTGGACGTCGAATTCCGTAGCCGTGTAAGGGCCTCTGGCGGCGATGGCACCCGGCGGCGGCAGGAGGCGATAACAGCCGACCACGGCGCCGGTCATGTTGTGTCGCACCATGAGGTGGTCACAGAACTCGTCGAAGGGGTCGCAATCCCGCCCGTCGGTGACTCCGGCCATTGCGCCGCCGAAACCCGGCTCGTTCGCGAAGACCTGGTAACGCAGACGCGCGATGACGTCGATGTCGGAAGGGTCGGTACTCAGATACAGGCTGTAGTCGCGCCCGGAGACGAGTGCGGTCGTGCTGATGACTGCGGGTGTCCTCATGGGCACAGGTGTATCGAGCGCGTCGGACCGGTCGGAATCGGCGGCGTGTCGTGTCGGTGCAACGTGCATGAACAGCAGATGACCCCCGGGCAGGGTGCCAGGGGGTCATCTGTGGTTCAGCTGCGAGCGGTGTTACTTGCGCTTCTTGACCGCTTCGGTGAGCTGCGGCGCCACGTTGAAGAGGTCACCGACGATGCCGTAGTCGGCGATCTCGAAGATGGGAGCCTCTTCGTCCTTGTTGACCGCCACGATGGTCTTGGAGGTCTGCATACCCGCACGGTGCTGGATCGCGCCTGAAATACCCAGAGCGACATACAGTTGCGGCGACACAGTCTTACCGGTCTGGCCGACCTGGAACTGGCCGGGGTAGTAACCGGAGTCGACAGCCGCACGCGAGGCACCGACAGCGGCACCGAGCGAATCGGCGAGTTCCTCGACGACAGAGAACTTCTCGGCACTGCCGACGCCGCGTCCACCGGACACGACGATGGTGGCCTCGGTCAGTTCCGGACGGTCACCGCCGACGTTCGGCTCGACCTTGGTGATCTTGACCGCGTTCTCGGGAACCTCGGGCACCTCGACGTCGACGCGCTCGCCTGCGCCGGCCTGTGGGGCAGCCTCGACCGCGCCAGGACGCACCGAGTACACCGGGACGTCGCCGCCGGCCTGTGCCTCGGCGGAGAAGGCGCCGCCGAAGATGGAGTAGACGCCCACTCCGCCTTCTTTGACCTCGACCACGTCGGCGTGAACGCCTGAACCGAGCCGTGCGGCAAGGCGGCCGGCGATCTCTTTGCCGTCGAAGTTGGCGGTGACGA is a window from the Williamsia sp. DF01-3 genome containing:
- a CDS encoding GNAT family N-acetyltransferase; the protein is MRTPAVISTTALVSGRDYSLYLSTDPSDIDVIARLRYQVFANEPGFGGAMAGVTDGRDCDPFDEFCDHLMVRHNMTGAVVGCYRLLPPPGAIAARGPYTATEFDVHELDSIAPQTVEMGRACVALEHRSGSVLALMWAGILRYLDLSGYRYLMGATSVPICKDSDRDRPGAQVRGIRDFVRDRHRGPWEVYPHRPVVLDGLRLDDIAPPDRLAFPPLLSGYLRMGAWVCGEPAYDPDFGVADFFTVIDRERANTRYLDRLRQAAERVPG
- a CDS encoding electron transfer flavoprotein subunit alpha/FixB family protein; translation: MAEVLVLAELDAEGALKKVTSELITAARALGTPSVVVAAKPGTTDAIADELKEFGAEKIYVAESDDVDGYLITPKVDILGTLVEQVSPAGVLVTANFDGKEIAGRLAARLGSGVHADVVEVKEGGVGVYSIFGGAFSAEAQAGGDVPVYSVRPGAVEAAPQAGAGERVDVEVPEVPENAVKITKVEPNVGGDRPELTEATIVVSGGRGVGSAEKFSVVEELADSLGAAVGASRAAVDSGYYPGQFQVGQTGKTVSPQLYVALGISGAIQHRAGMQTSKTIVAVNKDEEAPIFEIADYGIVGDLFNVAPQLTEAVKKRK